DNA from Cyanobacteriota bacterium:
AAAATAGGAGGAAGTTATTGGCTAGGAATGCTCCAGACACTGCCCCATTGATTAGTAACAGCAAGCTGTAGTACAGCCGAGGCCGCGTCACAGCTTCAGAACTGCTGTAGATGGCGATCGTGGTCAACAGTGTATTCAGTATCACCAAGGAATAGGACAAACCATCTATGCTCAGCCGATAGCTCAGTCCAATAGCATCAAGCCAAGGTAAATATTCCTGCAATTGAACTGCACTATGGTCAAGGAAGCGATTGCCAAGGGACACAGCCCAGGCTAGACTCAGGCCACTGAAGAGTGAGGTCACTAGCCGAAAACGTGAACCCTCAGCGGTAGGCATTATCCCCACTAGGATTGCCCCTAGCAGGGGGAGTGCGATGAGCACGCTTAACATAACTAGCTTAACCTCTCTACTAATGTTGGCTACTGATCAAAGTGGTTAGGAAGTCGGTGACTAGCGGCCAATTCATCAATACACCCAAAACTGTGATACTGAGAAAGATCACGAGGGTGTAGAGTTGTGTTTGCCCAGGAGCGCTATACTTTAGACTTTCAGCGCTAAACACAGTTGTTAACCCTGCTAAGTTGACAACACCATCCACAACGTAGCGATCGAACCAAGCGCTTAATCGCGACAGAGAATCAACCGCAAACACTACACTGACCCTGTAGAGGCGATCGACATAAAAATCGTAGGCCAGCAAGTCTTGAATAAACTTCAATGGTGCTTGAATCGGTCGAGACCAAACACGACTGAGGGCTAGATTGCCACCCAGCCAACAGCCCGCCGCTCCGGAGGCAATCAGGGCAATTGCCGCCGATAGGTTGAGATAGCGCCATGATGGCAAGAGGTTTAGCCGGAACAACACAACGGGCACCAAGATGGTAATGATAGTCAAACTCACCATTGGCACTGCCATCGGCCATAGCACTTCAGGTGCGCGACGAGTCTTGGGCTGGGGATCGCCTAGAAACACCAAGCGGAATACACGAGTTAAGTTTAAGGCTGTAAGCAAGTTCACAGCTAGAATCACCGCAACTAAGAGCGGCTGGTCGTACCAGAAAATATCTAGTCCGCGTTCCATCGCCCAAAAACCACCCAGGGGTAGCAAGCCTACCATACCCAAGCCACCAACTACAAAAGCAGTTGTTGACGCTGGCATCCGTGACCACAGTCCGCCCATTTCTGTCAAGTCTTGGGAGTTGGTTGTGGAAATCACAGCTCCTATGCTCATGAATAACAGGGCCTTAGCGATCGCATGGGCAAACAGAATTAAGAGAGCAAAATTTGTCCATTGCACTCCTACTGCAATAAATACAAATCCTAAGTATGCACTAGTAGAGTGAGCTAGGGCACGCTTGATGTCAATTTGAGCCAAGGCTACTAGTGAAGCACCAATCGCAGTCATGGTTCCCAATACGATGAGGGTATTGAGTGCTACAGGGGCGATCGCGAGAATTGGTTGTAATTGAATTAACACATAAGCTCCACAGGCCACTACTACTGAATTTCGCAAAATTGACGCTGGATTTGGCCCCTCCATAGCCTCATCCAACCACAGGTGGAGAGGGAACTGAGCGCATTTACCCGTTGGCCCCGCAATTAATGCTAAGCCTAGGAGGTTAGCCAGCACCGGGTTAAGATTTGCAGTTTCTACCCAGTCATAGAGATCGTTGAAATTCAGGCTGCCTGCTAGGCTTGCCAAGGCCACTACCCCCATCAACAACAACAGATCCCCAACTCGTTTGGTTAAGAATGCATCCCGTGCAGCAGTGACCACCAATGGTTGCGCGTACCAAAATCCCACTAGGAAATAGGTCGATAGCGTCAGCATCTCTAGCAAGGCATAGCTGAGAAACAGAGAATCGCTAAGAGCCAAGCAGCTCATGGCCCCTTCAAAAAATCCCATCAGCGCAAAAAATCGTGCTGTTGCCCAGTCCTTCTCCAGATAACCTAGCCCAAAAATCTGTGCCAGTAAGCTTAGCCCTGTGACTAGTTCCATTGCCCCGATGCTCACCGGCGAAACATCAAGCACCAGAGACAAGTCTAAGTCGGCAACCTGTAGCCAGTGAACGGTAATTTCTTGAGAAGGATAGTGTAACGTTGCATAGAACACTATCGTTCCATGCACGACAGCCAAGACTGTCATCAAAATATTGAGATACGCTGCTGGCCGAGGCCCTGTACGCCGGATAATACCGCTCGCCCAGGGAAGCGCCATCGCGGCTCCCAGCAAGCCATAGAGTGGAATACACCAGCTAGTTTGCAGAAGAAACTGATTCATTAGGGGTTAATTGAGTAGTAGAAAGGGATGCAATTATACAAGTGCTAGAAATTTTAAGTGCTAGGAATTTCGGATGTTTACAGCCAAACTAGGTCGTCAGAACTTTCGACTCTAGCCTGCCAATCTAGATGATGATTCCAGATTCATTCCCAATAAACCATAGATCTTAGCTTAGTAGGTTGCGCGGCATAGCAGGGTATGTCTGGGGATTAAAACAATATGAGTACGGGGAATGTGTGTAGGAATTTAAGCTTAGCAATTAGGCCACTCCTACTCCCATACCTACGAACTAGCGAAATCTACGTTGACATGGACATTGACTAGTGTTGAGCATCTTTCTATACAGATTATTCCTAGTACACATCAAATTGTTAAGTAAATGAAACATTTATTTAATAAAGGAAACATGATGATAGCTTAAAAAAAATATGTTGAGTTTTTACTCCGGAAAGATATAACTTAATTGAATTTTTTATTCGCAATTTAATTGCTGATTTACAAAAAGCTATGAACAACCAAATCTGAATTTTAGGGCTAGATGCTAGGGCGATCGCAGTCACTCCACTTAATTGCAAAACATCATCATAATGTCTGTTTGTAGGCTTAACTTGTAGACTGAAATCCTTATGGCTTGGGCAGTTATCTTAGGCGACATCAAGCTTGAGAAGAATTCTTGAGTCCCTACCCAGCAATGAATTCAATAATATGGTCTTGTTGCCGATATGGGTAAATACCTAACCTCTCTAGGTGCAACTATTTGTTACTTAAGCTAACTTAGGGGATAAGGATGGTGAAATTAAATATCGACGATCACTAAAATCCCTTATGATGATTTAAGGTTTTGAATAGGTAAGTCATTTACCACAGCAATTTAATTTATGCTTCGGTGCTTAGGTATGGTTCACCTGCTATAACTTGACAGTTTTCAGATGATTATGCTCTACGGTTAGAGTCAATCTTTTCTGAGGAAAGTTGTTGGAGTTATTGCTAACAAATCAGAATCAACCCCAGGGTTGATAGTGAACCTGATTGGTGATGCTAGGTAAACCACCCTAAGCACTAGGAAGTTTGTAATTGAACCTATAACTTTTGCTAATGAATTCTATTTGCGATAATCATTGAGACTTATCTTGTCAAACCATCAACTGAATTCTATGCTGGGGATTGTGATTTTCAAATGATGCTTCAGCACTGGAAATTGGAGGTCGATAGCCCGCAGGGTAGATCCGTGCCTCAGGTTTCTGAGTGGACGACTTCCTATGTCTATAGCTACGTGTCTAAGGCTAGAAGCTGTTATGTCTAGAGCCATTTGACTCGTGATCTAGTTTGTTCTTGTTTGCAATGTTTAGGAGATAACCAAATGCCAATTGCAGTAGGCATGATTGAAACCAAGGGCTTTCCGGCTGTTGTCGAGGCCGCTGATGCTATGGTGAAAGCCGCTAGAGTTACTCTGGTGGGCTATGAGAAGATTGGTAGCGGTCGGGTGACCGTGATCGTGCGGGGTGATGTATCTGAGGTGCAAGCCTCCGTGGCCGCGGGGATTGAATCTATTAAGCGGGTAAACGG
Protein-coding regions in this window:
- a CDS encoding NAD(P)H-quinone oxidoreductase subunit D4 (catalyzes the transfer of electrons from NADH to ubiquinone; NdhD4 is possibly involved in a constitutive CO(2)-uptake system), encoding MLSVLIALPLLGAILVGIMPTAEGSRFRLVTSLFSGLSLAWAVSLGNRFLDHSAVQLQEYLPWLDAIGLSYRLSIDGLSYSLVILNTLLTTIAIYSSSEAVTRPRLYYSLLLLINGAVSGAFLANNFLLF
- a CDS encoding NAD(P)H-quinone oxidoreductase subunit F, with protein sequence MNQFLLQTSWCIPLYGLLGAAMALPWASGIIRRTGPRPAAYLNILMTVLAVVHGTIVFYATLHYPSQEITVHWLQVADLDLSLVLDVSPVSIGAMELVTGLSLLAQIFGLGYLEKDWATARFFALMGFFEGAMSCLALSDSLFLSYALLEMLTLSTYFLVGFWYAQPLVVTAARDAFLTKRVGDLLLLMGVVALASLAGSLNFNDLYDWVETANLNPVLANLLGLALIAGPTGKCAQFPLHLWLDEAMEGPNPASILRNSVVVACGAYVLIQLQPILAIAPVALNTLIVLGTMTAIGASLVALAQIDIKRALAHSTSAYLGFVFIAVGVQWTNFALLILFAHAIAKALLFMSIGAVISTTNSQDLTEMGGLWSRMPASTTAFVVGGLGMVGLLPLGGFWAMERGLDIFWYDQPLLVAVILAVNLLTALNLTRVFRLVFLGDPQPKTRRAPEVLWPMAVPMVSLTIITILVPVVLFRLNLLPSWRYLNLSAAIALIASGAAGCWLGGNLALSRVWSRPIQAPLKFIQDLLAYDFYVDRLYRVSVVFAVDSLSRLSAWFDRYVVDGVVNLAGLTTVFSAESLKYSAPGQTQLYTLVIFLSITVLGVLMNWPLVTDFLTTLISSQH
- a CDS encoding carbon dioxide-concentrating mechanism protein CcmK, with amino-acid sequence MPIAVGMIETKGFPAVVEAADAMVKAARVTLVGYEKIGSGRVTVIVRGDVSEVQASVAAGIESIKRVNGGELLSTHIIARPHENLEYVLPMSYTEAVERFRS